From Leptidea sinapis chromosome 3, ilLepSina1.1, whole genome shotgun sequence, a single genomic window includes:
- the LOC126979363 gene encoding 5-hydroxytryptamine receptor 1-like isoform X1, with product MVKPRTRIISPHSGNRMATQNNNFYYPRPSFVTLSSCISILVSLIIQTDSALASFDFSNSTFSGINISPNSSFNWTLYDSNVTAVKHLHIKHSKYSTFVTVLLAIIFMIVIFGTIVGNILVCVAVCLVRKLRRPSNYLIVSLAVSDLCVAILVMPVAMVYDLLGTWPFGPLICDFWVSSDVLSCAASILNLCMISVDRYYAITKPLEYGVKRTPRRMLFCVFIVWMSAAFISLPPVLILGNEKTDTSCSVSQNKGYQIYATFASFYLPLTVMLVVYYKIFSAARKIVKDERRAQSHLETHCYLEINVKNGGAAEAKLLESGSQQNQTRGSTTSTNTTYSIDRTESQTGTRLIGRKSNESQCPMLQAPKTPTKPIHTINKSLQGPNPDNNQNRELRRQSSEMNQKITKGRIRSSLSNFAHKSHFAKDLLHTSSTSPHQKKLRFQLAKERKASTTLGIIMSAFIICWLPFFVLAIVRPFVSEDTIPDAVSALFLWLGYINSLLNPIIYATLNRDFRKPFQEILFFRCSNLNHMMREEFYHSQYGGPEPHYCVNSSTKVQNYDEGVEIVSAVDKEEAKATESFL from the exons ATGGTAAAACCAAGAACACGAATAATATCGCCCCATTCAGGGAATCGTATGGCGACTCAAAATAATAACTTCTACTATCCACGACCTAGCTTTGTTACTTTGTCTTCGTGTATCTCCATACTTGTATCTTTGATAATTCAGACCGACTCCGCATTGGCCTCGTTCGATTTCAGCAATTCAACTTTTTCTGGAATCAATATAAGCCCCAATTCGTCATTCAATTGGACTTTATACGACAGCAACGTGACTGCTGTGAAGCATTTGCACATAAAACATTCGAAGTATTCTACTTTTGTAACAGTTCTTTTGGCTATCATTTTTATGATTGTCATATTTGGAACTATTGTTGGAAACATTCTTGTTTGCGTAGCTGTTTGTTTAGTAAGAAAACTGAGAAGACCGAGCAATTATTTGATAGTTTCATTAGCTGTCAGCGATTTGTGTGTCGCTATTTTGGTGATGCCTGTAGCAATGGTATATGACCTTCTAGGTACATGGCCATTTGGACCACTTATATGTGACTTCTGGGTCTCCAGCGATGTATTATCTTGCGCAGCGAGTATCCTTAATTTGTGTATGATATCAGTGGATCGGTACTATGCAATAACAAAACCTTTAGAATATGGGGTGAAGAGGACACCAAGAAGGATGCTCTTTTGTGTTTTCATAGTATGGATGAGTGCAGCGTTTATATCTCTTCCACCAGTATTAATATTAGGAAATGAAAAGACAGATACGTCTTGTTCTGTGTCACAAAACAAAGGCTATCAGATTTACGCAACGTTTGCATCTTTTTATCTGCCCCTTACTGTAATGTTGGtagtatattacaaaatattcagCGCAGCtagaaaaattgtaaaagatGAAAGACGAGCCCAGTCTCATTTAGAGACGCACTGTTATTTGGAAATAAATGTGAAGAATGGAGGAGCTGCTGAAGCTAAACTTCTAGAAAGTGGGTCGCAGCAAAACCAAACTAGAGGGTCCACTACTAGCACAAATACCAca TATAGTATTGACAGAACTGAAAGTCAAACAGGAACGCGTCTAATAGGAAGAAAATCAAATGAGTCACAGTGCCCTATGTTACAAGCTCCAAAAACGCCAACAAAACCTATTCATACCATTAATAAATCTTTACAGGGGCCTAATCCTGACAATAATCAAAACAGAGAATTACGAAGACAGTCATCTGAAATGAACCAAAAAATAACAAAGGGAAGAATACGATCCTCTTTATCAAACTTCGCTCATAAGAGTCATTTTGCCAAAGACTTATTGCATACATCGTCAACCTCTCCGCATCAGAAGAAGTTACGGTTTCAATTAGCCAAAGAACGCAAGGCGTCTACAACTCTCGGTATAATAATGTCCGCATTTATAATATGCTGGCTGCCCTTCTTTGTTCTAGCTATTGTAAGACCATTCGTCAGCGAAGACACGATCCCAGATGCTGTGAGCGCTCTGTTCCTTTGGTTAGGCTACATTAACAGCCTTCTCAATCCCATAATCTACGCAACCCTGAATAGGGACTTTCGGAAGCCGTTCCAAGAAATTCTCTTTTTTAGATgttcaaatttaaatcatatgatgCGAGAAGAATTTTACCATAGTCAATATGGAGGACCAGAGCCACATTACTGCGTCAACAGTTCCACCAAAGTGCAGAATTATGATGAAGGCGTTGAAATAGTGTCTGCTGTTGATAAGGAAGAGGCGAAAGCAACTGAAAGTTTTCTATGA
- the LOC126979363 gene encoding 5-hydroxytryptamine receptor 1-like isoform X2: MVKPRTRIISPHSGNRMATQNNNFYYPRPSFVTLSSCISILVSLIIQTDSALASFDFSNSTFSGINISPNSSFNWTLYDSNVTAVKHLHIKHSKYSTFVTVLLAIIFMIVIFGTIVGNILVCVAVCLVRKLRRPSNYLIVSLAVSDLCVAILVMPVAMVYDLLGTWPFGPLICDFWVSSDVLSCAASILNLCMISVDRYYAITKPLEYGVKRTPRRMLFCVFIVWMSAAFISLPPVLILGNEKTDTSCSVSQNKGYQIYATFASFYLPLTVMLVVYYKIFSAARKIVKDERRAQSHLETHCYLEINVKNGGAAEAKLLESGSQQNQTRGSTTSTNTTGPNPDNNQNRELRRQSSEMNQKITKGRIRSSLSNFAHKSHFAKDLLHTSSTSPHQKKLRFQLAKERKASTTLGIIMSAFIICWLPFFVLAIVRPFVSEDTIPDAVSALFLWLGYINSLLNPIIYATLNRDFRKPFQEILFFRCSNLNHMMREEFYHSQYGGPEPHYCVNSSTKVQNYDEGVEIVSAVDKEEAKATESFL, encoded by the exons ATGGTAAAACCAAGAACACGAATAATATCGCCCCATTCAGGGAATCGTATGGCGACTCAAAATAATAACTTCTACTATCCACGACCTAGCTTTGTTACTTTGTCTTCGTGTATCTCCATACTTGTATCTTTGATAATTCAGACCGACTCCGCATTGGCCTCGTTCGATTTCAGCAATTCAACTTTTTCTGGAATCAATATAAGCCCCAATTCGTCATTCAATTGGACTTTATACGACAGCAACGTGACTGCTGTGAAGCATTTGCACATAAAACATTCGAAGTATTCTACTTTTGTAACAGTTCTTTTGGCTATCATTTTTATGATTGTCATATTTGGAACTATTGTTGGAAACATTCTTGTTTGCGTAGCTGTTTGTTTAGTAAGAAAACTGAGAAGACCGAGCAATTATTTGATAGTTTCATTAGCTGTCAGCGATTTGTGTGTCGCTATTTTGGTGATGCCTGTAGCAATGGTATATGACCTTCTAGGTACATGGCCATTTGGACCACTTATATGTGACTTCTGGGTCTCCAGCGATGTATTATCTTGCGCAGCGAGTATCCTTAATTTGTGTATGATATCAGTGGATCGGTACTATGCAATAACAAAACCTTTAGAATATGGGGTGAAGAGGACACCAAGAAGGATGCTCTTTTGTGTTTTCATAGTATGGATGAGTGCAGCGTTTATATCTCTTCCACCAGTATTAATATTAGGAAATGAAAAGACAGATACGTCTTGTTCTGTGTCACAAAACAAAGGCTATCAGATTTACGCAACGTTTGCATCTTTTTATCTGCCCCTTACTGTAATGTTGGtagtatattacaaaatattcagCGCAGCtagaaaaattgtaaaagatGAAAGACGAGCCCAGTCTCATTTAGAGACGCACTGTTATTTGGAAATAAATGTGAAGAATGGAGGAGCTGCTGAAGCTAAACTTCTAGAAAGTGGGTCGCAGCAAAACCAAACTAGAGGGTCCACTACTAGCACAAATACCAca GGGCCTAATCCTGACAATAATCAAAACAGAGAATTACGAAGACAGTCATCTGAAATGAACCAAAAAATAACAAAGGGAAGAATACGATCCTCTTTATCAAACTTCGCTCATAAGAGTCATTTTGCCAAAGACTTATTGCATACATCGTCAACCTCTCCGCATCAGAAGAAGTTACGGTTTCAATTAGCCAAAGAACGCAAGGCGTCTACAACTCTCGGTATAATAATGTCCGCATTTATAATATGCTGGCTGCCCTTCTTTGTTCTAGCTATTGTAAGACCATTCGTCAGCGAAGACACGATCCCAGATGCTGTGAGCGCTCTGTTCCTTTGGTTAGGCTACATTAACAGCCTTCTCAATCCCATAATCTACGCAACCCTGAATAGGGACTTTCGGAAGCCGTTCCAAGAAATTCTCTTTTTTAGATgttcaaatttaaatcatatgatgCGAGAAGAATTTTACCATAGTCAATATGGAGGACCAGAGCCACATTACTGCGTCAACAGTTCCACCAAAGTGCAGAATTATGATGAAGGCGTTGAAATAGTGTCTGCTGTTGATAAGGAAGAGGCGAAAGCAACTGAAAGTTTTCTATGA
- the LOC126979362 gene encoding 5-hydroxytryptamine receptor 1-like isoform X1, whose product MVKPRTRIISPHSGNRMATQNNNFYYPRPSFVTLSSCISILVSLIIQTDSALASFDFSNSTFSGINISPNSSFNWTLYDSNVTAVKHLHIKHSKYSTFVTVLLAIIFMIVIFGTIVGNILVCVAVCLVRKLRRPSNYLIVSLAVSDLCVAILVMPVAMVYDLLGTWPFGPLICDFWVSSDVLSCAASILNLCMISVDRYYAITKPLEYGVKRTPRRMLFCVFIVWMSAAFISLPPVLILGNEKTDTSCSVSQNKGYQIYATFASFYLPLTVMLVVYYKIFSAARKIVKDERRAQSHLETHCYLEINVKNGGAAEAKLLESGSQQNQTRGSTTSTNTTYSIDRTESQTGTRLIGRKSNESQCPMLQAPKTPTKPIHTINKSLQGPNPDNNQNRELRRQSSETNQKITKGRIRSSLSNFAHKSHFAKDLLHTSSTSPHQKKLRFQLAKERKASTTLGIIMSAFIICWLPFFVLAIVRPFVSEDTIPDAVSALFLWLGYINSLLNPIIYATLNRDFRKPFQEILFFRCSNLNHMMREEFYHSQYGGPEPHYCVNSSTKVQNYDEGVEIVSAVDKEEAKATESFL is encoded by the exons ATGGTAAAACCAAGAACACGAATAATATCGCCCCATTCAGGGAATCGTATGGCGACTCAAAATAATAACTTCTACTATCCACGACCTAGCTTTGTTACTTTGTCTTCGTGTATCTCCATACTTGTATCTTTGATAATTCAGACCGACTCCGCATTGGCCTCGTTCGATTTCAGCAATTCAACTTTTTCTGGAATCAATATAAGCCCCAATTCGTCATTCAATTGGACTTTATACGACAGCAACGTGACTGCTGTGAAGCATTTGCACATAAAACATTCGAAGTATTCTACTTTTGTAACAGTTCTTTTGGCTATCATTTTTATGATTGTCATATTTGGAACTATTGTTGGAAACATTCTTGTTTGCGTAGCTGTTTGTTTAGTAAGAAAACTGAGAAGACCGAGCAATTATTTGATAGTTTCATTAGCTGTCAGCGATTTGTGTGTCGCTATTTTGGTGATGCCTGTAGCAATGGTATATGACCTTCTAGGTACATGGCCATTTGGACCACTTATATGTGACTTCTGGGTCTCCAGCGATGTATTATCTTGCGCAGCGAGTATCCTTAATTTGTGTATGATATCAGTGGATCGGTACTATGCAATAACAAAACCTTTAGAATATGGGGTGAAGAGGACACCAAGAAGGATGCTCTTTTGTGTTTTCATAGTATGGATGAGTGCAGCGTTTATATCTCTTCCACCAGTATTAATATTAGGAAATGAAAAGACAGATACGTCTTGTTCTGTGTCACAAAACAAAGGCTATCAGATTTACGCAACGTTTGCATCTTTTTATCTGCCCCTTACTGTAATGTTGGtagtatattacaaaatattcagCGCAGCtagaaaaattgtaaaagatGAAAGACGAGCCCAGTCTCATTTAGAGACGCACTGTTATTTGGAAATAAATGTGAAGAATGGAGGAGCTGCTGAAGCTAAACTTCTAGAAAGTGGGTCGCAGCAAAACCAAACTAGAGGGTCCACTACTAGCACAAATACCAca TATAGTATTGACAGAACTGAAAGTCAAACAGGAACGCGTCTAATAGGAAGAAAATCAAATGAGTCACAGTGCCCTATGTTACAAGCTCCAAAAACGCCAACAAAACCTATTCATACCATTAATAAATCTTTACAGGGGCCTAATCCTGACAATAATCAAAACAGAGAATTACGAAGACAGTCATCTGAAACGAACCAAAAAATAACAAAGGGAAGAATACGATCCTCTTTATCAAACTTCGCTCATAAGAGTCATTTTGCCAAAGACTTATTGCATACATCGTCAACCTCTCCGCATCAGAAGAAGTTACGGTTTCAATTAGCCAAAGAACGCAAGGCGTCTACAACTCTCGGTATAATAATGTCCGCATTTATAATATGCTGGCTGCCCTTCTTTGTTCTAGCTATTGTAAGACCATTCGTCAGCGAAGACACGATCCCAGATGCTGTGAGCGCTCTGTTCCTTTGGTTAGGCTACATTAACAGCCTTCTCAATCCCATAATCTACGCAACCCTGAATAGGGACTTTCGGAAGCCGTTCCAAGAAATTCTCTTTTTTAGATgttcaaatttaaatcatatgatgCGAGAAGAATTTTACCATAGTCAATATGGAGGACCAGAGCCACATTACTGCGTCAACAGTTCCACCAAAGTGCAGAATTATGATGAAGGCGTTGAAATAGTGTCTGCTGTTGATAAGGAAGAGGCGAAAGCAACTGAAAGTTTTCTATGA
- the LOC126979362 gene encoding 5-hydroxytryptamine receptor 1-like isoform X2 has translation MVKPRTRIISPHSGNRMATQNNNFYYPRPSFVTLSSCISILVSLIIQTDSALASFDFSNSTFSGINISPNSSFNWTLYDSNVTAVKHLHIKHSKYSTFVTVLLAIIFMIVIFGTIVGNILVCVAVCLVRKLRRPSNYLIVSLAVSDLCVAILVMPVAMVYDLLGTWPFGPLICDFWVSSDVLSCAASILNLCMISVDRYYAITKPLEYGVKRTPRRMLFCVFIVWMSAAFISLPPVLILGNEKTDTSCSVSQNKGYQIYATFASFYLPLTVMLVVYYKIFSAARKIVKDERRAQSHLETHCYLEINVKNGGAAEAKLLESGSQQNQTRGSTTSTNTTGPNPDNNQNRELRRQSSETNQKITKGRIRSSLSNFAHKSHFAKDLLHTSSTSPHQKKLRFQLAKERKASTTLGIIMSAFIICWLPFFVLAIVRPFVSEDTIPDAVSALFLWLGYINSLLNPIIYATLNRDFRKPFQEILFFRCSNLNHMMREEFYHSQYGGPEPHYCVNSSTKVQNYDEGVEIVSAVDKEEAKATESFL, from the exons ATGGTAAAACCAAGAACACGAATAATATCGCCCCATTCAGGGAATCGTATGGCGACTCAAAATAATAACTTCTACTATCCACGACCTAGCTTTGTTACTTTGTCTTCGTGTATCTCCATACTTGTATCTTTGATAATTCAGACCGACTCCGCATTGGCCTCGTTCGATTTCAGCAATTCAACTTTTTCTGGAATCAATATAAGCCCCAATTCGTCATTCAATTGGACTTTATACGACAGCAACGTGACTGCTGTGAAGCATTTGCACATAAAACATTCGAAGTATTCTACTTTTGTAACAGTTCTTTTGGCTATCATTTTTATGATTGTCATATTTGGAACTATTGTTGGAAACATTCTTGTTTGCGTAGCTGTTTGTTTAGTAAGAAAACTGAGAAGACCGAGCAATTATTTGATAGTTTCATTAGCTGTCAGCGATTTGTGTGTCGCTATTTTGGTGATGCCTGTAGCAATGGTATATGACCTTCTAGGTACATGGCCATTTGGACCACTTATATGTGACTTCTGGGTCTCCAGCGATGTATTATCTTGCGCAGCGAGTATCCTTAATTTGTGTATGATATCAGTGGATCGGTACTATGCAATAACAAAACCTTTAGAATATGGGGTGAAGAGGACACCAAGAAGGATGCTCTTTTGTGTTTTCATAGTATGGATGAGTGCAGCGTTTATATCTCTTCCACCAGTATTAATATTAGGAAATGAAAAGACAGATACGTCTTGTTCTGTGTCACAAAACAAAGGCTATCAGATTTACGCAACGTTTGCATCTTTTTATCTGCCCCTTACTGTAATGTTGGtagtatattacaaaatattcagCGCAGCtagaaaaattgtaaaagatGAAAGACGAGCCCAGTCTCATTTAGAGACGCACTGTTATTTGGAAATAAATGTGAAGAATGGAGGAGCTGCTGAAGCTAAACTTCTAGAAAGTGGGTCGCAGCAAAACCAAACTAGAGGGTCCACTACTAGCACAAATACCAca GGGCCTAATCCTGACAATAATCAAAACAGAGAATTACGAAGACAGTCATCTGAAACGAACCAAAAAATAACAAAGGGAAGAATACGATCCTCTTTATCAAACTTCGCTCATAAGAGTCATTTTGCCAAAGACTTATTGCATACATCGTCAACCTCTCCGCATCAGAAGAAGTTACGGTTTCAATTAGCCAAAGAACGCAAGGCGTCTACAACTCTCGGTATAATAATGTCCGCATTTATAATATGCTGGCTGCCCTTCTTTGTTCTAGCTATTGTAAGACCATTCGTCAGCGAAGACACGATCCCAGATGCTGTGAGCGCTCTGTTCCTTTGGTTAGGCTACATTAACAGCCTTCTCAATCCCATAATCTACGCAACCCTGAATAGGGACTTTCGGAAGCCGTTCCAAGAAATTCTCTTTTTTAGATgttcaaatttaaatcatatgatgCGAGAAGAATTTTACCATAGTCAATATGGAGGACCAGAGCCACATTACTGCGTCAACAGTTCCACCAAAGTGCAGAATTATGATGAAGGCGTTGAAATAGTGTCTGCTGTTGATAAGGAAGAGGCGAAAGCAACTGAAAGTTTTCTATGA